In Callithrix jacchus isolate 240 chromosome 18, calJac240_pri, whole genome shotgun sequence, one DNA window encodes the following:
- the POGZ gene encoding pogo transposable element with ZNF domain isoform X1, producing MGRMADTDLFMECEEEELEPWQKISDVIEDSVVEDYNSVDKTTTVSVSQQPVSAPVPIAAHASVAGHLSTSTTVSSSGAQNSDSTKKTLVTLIANNNAGNPLVQQGGQPLILTQNPAPGLGTMVTQPVLRPVQVMQNANHVTSSPVASQPIFITTQGFPVRNVRPVQNAMNQVGIVLNVQQGQTVRPITLVPAPGTQFVKPTVGVPQVFSQMTPVRPGSTLPVRPTTNTFTTVIPATLTIRSTVPQSQSQQTKSTPSTSTTPTATQPTSLGQLAVQSPGQSNQTTNPKLAPSFPSPPAVSIASFVTVKRPGVTGENSNEVAKLVNTLNTIPSLGQSPGPVVVSNNSSAHGSQRTSGPESSMKVTSSIPVFDLQDGGRKICPRCNAQFRVTEALRGHMCYCCPEMVEYQKKGKSLDSEPSVPSAAKPPSPEKTAPVASTPSSTPIPALSPPTKVPEPNENVGDAVQTKLIMLVDDFYYGRDGGKVAQLTNFPKVATSFRCPHCTKRLKNNIRFMNHMKHHVELDQQNGEVDGHTICQHCYRQFSTPFQLQCHLENVHSPYESTTKCKICEWAFESEPLFLQHMKDTHKPGEMPYVCQVCQYRSSLYSEVDVHFRMIHEDTRHLLCPYCLKVFKNGNAFQQHYMRHQKRNVYHCNKCRLQFLFAKDKIEHKLQHHKTFRKPKQLEGLKPGTKVTIRASRGQPRTVPVSSNDTPPSALQEAAPLASSTDPLPVFLYPPVQRSIQKRAVRKMSVMGRQTCLECSFEIPDFPNHFPTYVHCSLCRYSTCCSRAYANHMINNHVPRKSPKYLALFKNSVSGTKLACTSCAFVTSVGDAMAKHLVFNPSHRSSSILPRGLTWIAHSRHGQTRDRVHDRNVKNMHPPPSFPTNKAAAVKSAGATPAEPEEPPTPLAPALPSPASTATPPPTPTHPQPSALPPLATEGAECLNVDDQDEGSLVTQEPEPASGGGGSGGVGKKEQLSVKKLRVVLFALCCNTEQAAEHFRNPQRRIRRWLRRFQASQAENLEGKYLSFEAEEKLAEWVLTQREQQLPVNEETLFQKATKIGRSLEGGFKISYEWAVRFMLRHHLTPHARRAVAHSLPKDVAENAGLFIEFVQRQIHNQDLPLSMIVAIDEISLFLDTEVLSSDDRKENALQTVGTGEPWCDVVLAILADGTVLPTLVFYRGQMDQPANVPDSILLEAKESGYSDDEIMELWSTRVWQKHTACQRSKGMLVMDCHRAHLSEEVLAILSASSTLPAVVPAGCSSKIQPLDVCIKRTVKNFLHKKWKEQAREMADTACDSDVLLQLVLVWLGEVLGVIGDCPELVQRSFLVASVLPGPDGNINSPTRNADMQEELIASLEEQLKLSGEHSESSTPRPRSSPEETIEPESLHQLFEGESETESFYGFEEADLDLMEI from the exons CTGGCAACCCTCTGGTCCAGCAAGGTGGACAGCCGCTCATCCTGACCCAGAATCCAGCCCCAGGTCTGGGCACAATGGTTACTCAACCAGTATTGAGACCTGTTCAGGTCATGCAGAATGCCAATCATGTGACTAGTTCCCCTGTGGCTTCACAACCAATATTTATCACTACGCAG GGATTTCCTGTAAGGAATGTCCGGCCTGTACAAAATGCAATGAATCAGGTTGGGATTGTGCTGAACGTACAGCAAGGCCAAACGGTTAGACCAATTACACTAGTCCCAG CCCCAGGTACCCAGTTTGTTAAGCCGACAGTTGGAGTTCCACAAGTGTTCTCTCAGATGACCCCTGTGAGGCCAGGCTCCACATTACCTGTGAGGCCCACCACCAACACCTTCACCACCGTCATCCCGGCCACTCTCACCATTCGAAGCACCGTTCCACAGTCCCAGTCCCAGCAGACCAAGTCCACTCCCAGCACTTCCACCACTCCCACTGCCACACAGCCAACCTCACTGGGGCAACTAGCTGTTCAGTCTCCAGGCCAGTCAAACCAGACCACGAATCCCAAGCTAG ctccctccttcccctctccaccTGCAGTGAGCATTGCCAGCTTTGTCACTGTGAAGCGACCTGGTGTTACAGGTGAAAATAGCAATGAAGTGGCCAAATTGGTGAATACCCTTAACACCATCCCTTCCTTGGGCCAGAGTCCTGGGCCAGTGGTGGTATCCAACAACAGCTCTGCTCATGGCTCTCAAAGAACCAGCGGACCTGAATCTTCAATGAAAG TGACCTCTTCCATACCAGTATTTGACCTCCAGGATGGTGGACGGAAAATATGTCCACGATGTAATGCTCAATTTCGTGTTACTGAAGCTTTGAGAGGTCACATGTGT TACTGTTGCCCAGAAATGGTTGAATACCAGAAGAAAGGAAAGTCCCTGGATTCAGAACCCAGTGTCCCATCAGCAGCAAAGCCCCCATCCCCTGAGAAAACAGCTCCTGTTGCTTCCACACCCTCTTCTACACCTATTCCTGCTCTGTCACCACCTACCAAAGTACCAGAGCCAAATGAGAACGTGGGTGATGCCGTCCAGACCAAACTCATTATGCTTGTAGATGACTTCTACTATGGACGGGATGGTGGCAAAGTAGCCCAGCTCACAAATTTCCCTAAGGTCGCCACATCTTTCCGATGCCCACATTGTACCAAAAGACTAAAAAACAATATTCG ATTCATGAACCATATGAAACACCACGTAGAACTCGATCAGCAGAACGGCGAGGTAGATGGTCACACTATCTGCCAGCACTGTTACCGCCAGTTTTCCACTCCCTTCCAGCTTCAGTGCCACTTGGAAAATGTTCATAGTCCCTATGAATCTACTA CCAAGTGCAAGATCTGTGAGTGGGCGTTTGAAAGTGAGCCACTGTTTCTCCAGCATATGAAGGATACTCATAAGCCTGGGGAGATGCCTTATGTTTGCCAG GTGTGTCAATACCGCTCCTCACTCTACTCTGAGGTAGATGTCCATTTTCGGATGATCCATGAGGATACCCGGCATCTGCTCTGCCCTTATTGCCTGAAGGTCTTCAAAAATGGCAATGCATTCCAACAGCATTACATGAGGCACCAG AAGAGAAACGTTTATCACTGCAACAAATGCCGGCTGCAGTTTCTCTTTGCCAAGGACAAAATTGAACACAAGCTTCAACACCATAAAACCTTCCGTAAACCCAAGCAGCTGGAGGGCTTGAAACCAGGCACCAAG GTGACAATCCGGGCTTCCCGAGGGCAGCCACGAACTGTTCCTGTATCCTCTAATGATACACCTCCCAGCGCCTTGCAGGAGGCAGCACCACTGGCCTCCTCAACGGACCCTCTGCCTGTCTTCCTTTATCCCCCTGTCCAGCGCAGCATCCAGAAGAGAGCTGTTAGGAAAAT GAGTGTCATGGGCCGGCAGACATGCCTGGAGTGCAGCTTCGAGATTCCAGACTTCCCTAATCATTTCCCTACTTATGTGCACTGCTCTCTGTGTCGCTATAGCACCTGCTGCTCTCGAGCTTATGCCAACCACATGATCAA cAATCATGTTCCACGGAAAAGCCCCAAGTATTtggctttgtttaaaaattctgtGAG TGGAACCAAGCTGGCCTGCACTTCGTGTGCCTTTGTTACCTCTGTGGGCGATGCTATGGCCAAGCATTTGGTATTCAACCCCTCTCACAGATCCAGCAGCATCCTGCCACGGG GACTCACTTGGATAGCTCACTCAAG GCACGGCCAGACTCGTGACCGAGTGCATGACCGGAACGTGAAGAATATgcaccctcctccttccttccccactaACAAAGCTGCTGCTGTGAAGTCTGCGGGGGCCACCCCAGCCGAGCCTGAAGAGCCACCAACTCCACTGGCCCCAGCACTCCCATCACCAGCCTCAACTGCAACCCCACCACCAACCCCGACTCACCCACAGCCTTCAGCCCTTCCACCCTTGGCTACAGAGGGAGCCGAATGTCTGAATGTTGATGATCAGGATGAAGGGAGCCTAGTCACCCAGGAACCTGAGCCAGCATCAGGCGGCGGTGGTAGTGGTGGAGTTGGCAAAAAGGAGCAGCTGTCTGTGAAGAAGCTTCGAGTAGTACTGTTTGCTCTATGCTGCAATACAGAACAGGCAGCTGAACACTTCCGAAATCCCCAGCGACGGATTCGGCGTTGGCTTCGACGTTTCCAGGCCTCCCAGGCGGAGAATCTAGAGGGCAAATATCTGAGCTTTGAGGCAGAAGAGAAACTGGCTGAGTGGGTGCTAACTCAGCGAGAGCAACAGCTACCTGTAAACGAGGAGACCTTGTTCCAGAAGGCCACCAAGATAGGACGTTCTTTGGAAGGGGGGTTTAAGATCTCCTATGAGTGGGCTGTGCGTTTCATGCTGCGGCACCACCTGACTCCCCATGCCCGGCGAGCTGTGGCCCACAGCCTACCTAAGGATGTGGCAGAGAATGCAGGACTCTTCATTGAATTTGTGCAACGGCAGATTCACAACCAGGACTTACCCTTGTCTATGATTGTGGCTATTGATGAGATTTCCTTGTTCCTGGATACAGAGGTGCTGAGCAGTGATGACCGAAAGGAGAATGCCCTGCAGACAGTGGGCACAGGGGAACCTTGGTGTGATGTAGTCCTGGCCATTCTGGCAGACGGCACTGTCCTGCCCACCCTGGTTTTCTACAGAGGGCAGATGGATCAGCCTGCTAATGTGCCAGACTCCATTTTGCTAGAGGCAAAGGAGAGTGGTTACAGTGATGATGAGATCATGGAGCTGTGGTCAACTCGAGTGTGGCAGAAGCACACGGCTTGCCAGCGCAGCAAAGGCATGCTTGTGATGGACTGTCATCGTGCTCACTTGTCAGAAGAGGTGCTGGCTATCCTTAGTGCCTCTAGCACTTTGCCTGCAGTGGTCCCAGCAGGCTGTAGCTCTAAAATCCAGCCATTAGATGTATGCATCAAAAGAACTGTCAAGAACTTCCTGCATAAAAAGTGGAAGGAGCAGGCTCGGGAAATGGCAGATACTGCATGTGATTCTGATGTCCTGCTTCAGCTGGTGCTTGTCTGGCTGGGTGAAGTGCTAGGTGTCATTGGGGACTGTCCAGAGCTAGTTCAGCGCTCCTTCCTGGTGGCTAGTGTTCTTCCTGGCCCTGATGGCAACATTAACTCACCTACAAGAAATGCTGACATGCAGGAGGAGTTAATTGCCTCCCTAGAGGAGCAGCTGAAGCTGAGTGGGGAACATTCTGAGTCTTCCACTCCACGACCCAGATCATCTCCTGAAGAGACAATTGAGCCTGAAAGCCTTCACCAGCTCTTTGAGGGTGAAAGTGAGACCGAGTCTTTCTATGGCTTTGAAGAAGCTGACCTAGATCTGATGGAGATTTGA
- the POGZ gene encoding pogo transposable element with ZNF domain isoform X3, with product MGRMADTDLFMECEEEELEPWQKISDVIEDSVVEDYNSVDKTTTVSVSQQPVSAPVPIAAHASVAGHLSTSTTVSSSGAQNSDSTKKTLVTLIANNNAGNPLVQQGGQPLILTQNPAPGLGTMVTQPVLRPVQVMQNANHVTSSPVASQPIFITTQGFPVRNVRPVQNAMNQVGIVLNVQQGQTVRPITLVPAPGTQFVKPTVGVPQVFSQMTPVRPGSTLPVRPTTNTFTTVIPATLTIRSTVPQSQSQQTKSTPSTSTTPTATQPTSLGQLAVQSPGQSNQTTNPKLVSIASFVTVKRPGVTGENSNEVAKLVNTLNTIPSLGQSPGPVVVSNNSSAHGSQRTSGPESSMKVTSSIPVFDLQDGGRKICPRCNAQFRVTEALRGHMCYCCPEMVEYQKKGKSLDSEPSVPSAAKPPSPEKTAPVASTPSSTPIPALSPPTKVPEPNENVGDAVQTKLIMLVDDFYYGRDGGKVAQLTNFPKVATSFRCPHCTKRLKNNIRFMNHMKHHVELDQQNGEVDGHTICQHCYRQFSTPFQLQCHLENVHSPYESTTKCKICEWAFESEPLFLQHMKDTHKPGEMPYVCQVCQYRSSLYSEVDVHFRMIHEDTRHLLCPYCLKVFKNGNAFQQHYMRHQKRNVYHCNKCRLQFLFAKDKIEHKLQHHKTFRKPKQLEGLKPGTKVTIRASRGQPRTVPVSSNDTPPSALQEAAPLASSTDPLPVFLYPPVQRSIQKRAVRKMSVMGRQTCLECSFEIPDFPNHFPTYVHCSLCRYSTCCSRAYANHMINNHVPRKSPKYLALFKNSVSGTKLACTSCAFVTSVGDAMAKHLVFNPSHRSSSILPRGLTWIAHSRHGQTRDRVHDRNVKNMHPPPSFPTNKAAAVKSAGATPAEPEEPPTPLAPALPSPASTATPPPTPTHPQPSALPPLATEGAECLNVDDQDEGSLVTQEPEPASGGGGSGGVGKKEQLSVKKLRVVLFALCCNTEQAAEHFRNPQRRIRRWLRRFQASQAENLEGKYLSFEAEEKLAEWVLTQREQQLPVNEETLFQKATKIGRSLEGGFKISYEWAVRFMLRHHLTPHARRAVAHSLPKDVAENAGLFIEFVQRQIHNQDLPLSMIVAIDEISLFLDTEVLSSDDRKENALQTVGTGEPWCDVVLAILADGTVLPTLVFYRGQMDQPANVPDSILLEAKESGYSDDEIMELWSTRVWQKHTACQRSKGMLVMDCHRAHLSEEVLAILSASSTLPAVVPAGCSSKIQPLDVCIKRTVKNFLHKKWKEQAREMADTACDSDVLLQLVLVWLGEVLGVIGDCPELVQRSFLVASVLPGPDGNINSPTRNADMQEELIASLEEQLKLSGEHSESSTPRPRSSPEETIEPESLHQLFEGESETESFYGFEEADLDLMEI from the exons CTGGCAACCCTCTGGTCCAGCAAGGTGGACAGCCGCTCATCCTGACCCAGAATCCAGCCCCAGGTCTGGGCACAATGGTTACTCAACCAGTATTGAGACCTGTTCAGGTCATGCAGAATGCCAATCATGTGACTAGTTCCCCTGTGGCTTCACAACCAATATTTATCACTACGCAG GGATTTCCTGTAAGGAATGTCCGGCCTGTACAAAATGCAATGAATCAGGTTGGGATTGTGCTGAACGTACAGCAAGGCCAAACGGTTAGACCAATTACACTAGTCCCAG CCCCAGGTACCCAGTTTGTTAAGCCGACAGTTGGAGTTCCACAAGTGTTCTCTCAGATGACCCCTGTGAGGCCAGGCTCCACATTACCTGTGAGGCCCACCACCAACACCTTCACCACCGTCATCCCGGCCACTCTCACCATTCGAAGCACCGTTCCACAGTCCCAGTCCCAGCAGACCAAGTCCACTCCCAGCACTTCCACCACTCCCACTGCCACACAGCCAACCTCACTGGGGCAACTAGCTGTTCAGTCTCCAGGCCAGTCAAACCAGACCACGAATCCCAAGCTAG TGAGCATTGCCAGCTTTGTCACTGTGAAGCGACCTGGTGTTACAGGTGAAAATAGCAATGAAGTGGCCAAATTGGTGAATACCCTTAACACCATCCCTTCCTTGGGCCAGAGTCCTGGGCCAGTGGTGGTATCCAACAACAGCTCTGCTCATGGCTCTCAAAGAACCAGCGGACCTGAATCTTCAATGAAAG TGACCTCTTCCATACCAGTATTTGACCTCCAGGATGGTGGACGGAAAATATGTCCACGATGTAATGCTCAATTTCGTGTTACTGAAGCTTTGAGAGGTCACATGTGT TACTGTTGCCCAGAAATGGTTGAATACCAGAAGAAAGGAAAGTCCCTGGATTCAGAACCCAGTGTCCCATCAGCAGCAAAGCCCCCATCCCCTGAGAAAACAGCTCCTGTTGCTTCCACACCCTCTTCTACACCTATTCCTGCTCTGTCACCACCTACCAAAGTACCAGAGCCAAATGAGAACGTGGGTGATGCCGTCCAGACCAAACTCATTATGCTTGTAGATGACTTCTACTATGGACGGGATGGTGGCAAAGTAGCCCAGCTCACAAATTTCCCTAAGGTCGCCACATCTTTCCGATGCCCACATTGTACCAAAAGACTAAAAAACAATATTCG ATTCATGAACCATATGAAACACCACGTAGAACTCGATCAGCAGAACGGCGAGGTAGATGGTCACACTATCTGCCAGCACTGTTACCGCCAGTTTTCCACTCCCTTCCAGCTTCAGTGCCACTTGGAAAATGTTCATAGTCCCTATGAATCTACTA CCAAGTGCAAGATCTGTGAGTGGGCGTTTGAAAGTGAGCCACTGTTTCTCCAGCATATGAAGGATACTCATAAGCCTGGGGAGATGCCTTATGTTTGCCAG GTGTGTCAATACCGCTCCTCACTCTACTCTGAGGTAGATGTCCATTTTCGGATGATCCATGAGGATACCCGGCATCTGCTCTGCCCTTATTGCCTGAAGGTCTTCAAAAATGGCAATGCATTCCAACAGCATTACATGAGGCACCAG AAGAGAAACGTTTATCACTGCAACAAATGCCGGCTGCAGTTTCTCTTTGCCAAGGACAAAATTGAACACAAGCTTCAACACCATAAAACCTTCCGTAAACCCAAGCAGCTGGAGGGCTTGAAACCAGGCACCAAG GTGACAATCCGGGCTTCCCGAGGGCAGCCACGAACTGTTCCTGTATCCTCTAATGATACACCTCCCAGCGCCTTGCAGGAGGCAGCACCACTGGCCTCCTCAACGGACCCTCTGCCTGTCTTCCTTTATCCCCCTGTCCAGCGCAGCATCCAGAAGAGAGCTGTTAGGAAAAT GAGTGTCATGGGCCGGCAGACATGCCTGGAGTGCAGCTTCGAGATTCCAGACTTCCCTAATCATTTCCCTACTTATGTGCACTGCTCTCTGTGTCGCTATAGCACCTGCTGCTCTCGAGCTTATGCCAACCACATGATCAA cAATCATGTTCCACGGAAAAGCCCCAAGTATTtggctttgtttaaaaattctgtGAG TGGAACCAAGCTGGCCTGCACTTCGTGTGCCTTTGTTACCTCTGTGGGCGATGCTATGGCCAAGCATTTGGTATTCAACCCCTCTCACAGATCCAGCAGCATCCTGCCACGGG GACTCACTTGGATAGCTCACTCAAG GCACGGCCAGACTCGTGACCGAGTGCATGACCGGAACGTGAAGAATATgcaccctcctccttccttccccactaACAAAGCTGCTGCTGTGAAGTCTGCGGGGGCCACCCCAGCCGAGCCTGAAGAGCCACCAACTCCACTGGCCCCAGCACTCCCATCACCAGCCTCAACTGCAACCCCACCACCAACCCCGACTCACCCACAGCCTTCAGCCCTTCCACCCTTGGCTACAGAGGGAGCCGAATGTCTGAATGTTGATGATCAGGATGAAGGGAGCCTAGTCACCCAGGAACCTGAGCCAGCATCAGGCGGCGGTGGTAGTGGTGGAGTTGGCAAAAAGGAGCAGCTGTCTGTGAAGAAGCTTCGAGTAGTACTGTTTGCTCTATGCTGCAATACAGAACAGGCAGCTGAACACTTCCGAAATCCCCAGCGACGGATTCGGCGTTGGCTTCGACGTTTCCAGGCCTCCCAGGCGGAGAATCTAGAGGGCAAATATCTGAGCTTTGAGGCAGAAGAGAAACTGGCTGAGTGGGTGCTAACTCAGCGAGAGCAACAGCTACCTGTAAACGAGGAGACCTTGTTCCAGAAGGCCACCAAGATAGGACGTTCTTTGGAAGGGGGGTTTAAGATCTCCTATGAGTGGGCTGTGCGTTTCATGCTGCGGCACCACCTGACTCCCCATGCCCGGCGAGCTGTGGCCCACAGCCTACCTAAGGATGTGGCAGAGAATGCAGGACTCTTCATTGAATTTGTGCAACGGCAGATTCACAACCAGGACTTACCCTTGTCTATGATTGTGGCTATTGATGAGATTTCCTTGTTCCTGGATACAGAGGTGCTGAGCAGTGATGACCGAAAGGAGAATGCCCTGCAGACAGTGGGCACAGGGGAACCTTGGTGTGATGTAGTCCTGGCCATTCTGGCAGACGGCACTGTCCTGCCCACCCTGGTTTTCTACAGAGGGCAGATGGATCAGCCTGCTAATGTGCCAGACTCCATTTTGCTAGAGGCAAAGGAGAGTGGTTACAGTGATGATGAGATCATGGAGCTGTGGTCAACTCGAGTGTGGCAGAAGCACACGGCTTGCCAGCGCAGCAAAGGCATGCTTGTGATGGACTGTCATCGTGCTCACTTGTCAGAAGAGGTGCTGGCTATCCTTAGTGCCTCTAGCACTTTGCCTGCAGTGGTCCCAGCAGGCTGTAGCTCTAAAATCCAGCCATTAGATGTATGCATCAAAAGAACTGTCAAGAACTTCCTGCATAAAAAGTGGAAGGAGCAGGCTCGGGAAATGGCAGATACTGCATGTGATTCTGATGTCCTGCTTCAGCTGGTGCTTGTCTGGCTGGGTGAAGTGCTAGGTGTCATTGGGGACTGTCCAGAGCTAGTTCAGCGCTCCTTCCTGGTGGCTAGTGTTCTTCCTGGCCCTGATGGCAACATTAACTCACCTACAAGAAATGCTGACATGCAGGAGGAGTTAATTGCCTCCCTAGAGGAGCAGCTGAAGCTGAGTGGGGAACATTCTGAGTCTTCCACTCCACGACCCAGATCATCTCCTGAAGAGACAATTGAGCCTGAAAGCCTTCACCAGCTCTTTGAGGGTGAAAGTGAGACCGAGTCTTTCTATGGCTTTGAAGAAGCTGACCTAGATCTGATGGAGATTTGA